In Anas acuta chromosome 6, bAnaAcu1.1, whole genome shotgun sequence, the following are encoded in one genomic region:
- the FRZB gene encoding secreted frizzled-related protein 3 yields MRRGLRALALAALLLLGRAAAGRAAACEPVRIPLCRPLPWNVTKMPNHLHHSTQANAVLAMEQFEGLLGTNCSPDLLFFLCAMYAPICTIDFQQEPIKPCRAVCERARAGCEPVLLRYRHAWPESLACDELPLYDRGVCISPEAIVTAEGADFPMDSNNGNCRGSGIERCKCKPIKATQKTYLRNNYNYVIRAKVKEVKTKCHDVTAVVEVKEILKSSLVNIPKDTVNLYTNSGCLCPPLSANEEYIIMGYEDEERSRLLLVEGSIAEKWKDRLGKKVKRWDQKLRHLGKGKGEPGQSDAAPKPGKASNPRQARS; encoded by the exons atgcggcgggggctgcgggcgctGGCCCTGgccgcgctgctgctgctgggccgggcggcggcggggcgggcggcggcctGCGAGCCGGTGCGCATCCCGCTGTGCCGGCCGCTGCCCTGGAACGTCACCAAGATGCCCAACCACCTGCACCACAGCACGCAGGCCAACGCCGTGCTGGCCATGGAGCAGTTCGAGGGGCTGCTGGGCACCAACTGCAGCCCGGAcctgctcttcttcctctgcGCCATGTACGCGCCCATCTGCACCATCGACTTCCAGCAGGAGCCCATCAAGCCCTGCCGGGCCGTCTGCGAGCGAGCCCGAGCCGGCTGCGAGCCCGTCCTGCTCCGCTACCGCCACGCCTGGCCCGAGAGCCTGGCCTGCGACGAGCTGCCCCTCTACGACCGCGGCGTCTGCATCTCCCCCGAGGCCATCGTCACCGCCGAGGGTGCCG ATTTCCCGATGGATTCTAATAATGGCAACTGTAGAGGCTCCGGCATCG AGCGCTGCAAATGCAAGCCTATTAAAGCTACCCAGAAGACCTATCTACGCAACAATTACAACTACG TCATTCGGGCGAAAGTGAAGGAGGTGAAGACTAAATGTCACGACGTCACTGCAGTCGTGGAAGTCAAGGAGATTCTCAAATCTTCCCTTGTGAACATCCCAAAGGACACTGTAAACCTTTACACAAACTCCGGCTGCCTGTGCCCCCCGCTCAGTGCCAACGAAGAGTACATCATCATGGGCTACGAAGACGAGGAGCGCTCCAG GTTACTCTTGGTGGAAGGCTCCATCGCTGAGAAATGGAAGGATCGACTGGGTAAAAAAGTCAAG CGCTGGGATCAAAAGCTCCGCCACCTCGGCAAGGGGAAAGGAGAGCCAGGACAAAGTGATGCAGCGCCCAAGCCCGGCAAGGCCAGCAACCCCCGGCAAGCTCGCAGCTAG